A window of the Streptomyces luomodiensis genome harbors these coding sequences:
- a CDS encoding TauD/TfdA dioxygenase family protein, which translates to MTVVDTAPATLREAHIPPGGMYEGPRILRRLPEGWEERPYERFEVVPLGRVIGAEIRGLDLSRPLEPALREEVNRALLEWKVLFFRGQHLTSEQQRGFARHWGELETNPLLAAGSSADVVRFDKGSGATPTFENVWHTDVTFRTRPALGAVLQLREVPPVGGDTLWADMAAAYDNLPAEVKDRIDGATAVHDFIPGFARFYGPERLAPFQEMFPPVEHPVVRTHPETGRRMLFVNTSFTTRITGMERAESDRLLSFLCRQAHVPEYQVRFHWQPGDVAFWDNRATQHYAANDYAPHRRVAERVAIEGDQPF; encoded by the coding sequence ATGACCGTCGTCGACACCGCCCCAGCGACGCTGCGCGAGGCCCACATCCCGCCGGGCGGGATGTACGAGGGCCCGCGCATTCTGCGCCGGCTGCCCGAAGGGTGGGAGGAGCGGCCGTACGAGAGGTTCGAGGTGGTGCCGCTCGGACGCGTCATCGGCGCCGAGATCCGCGGCCTGGACCTCTCCCGGCCGCTGGAGCCCGCGCTGCGCGAGGAGGTCAACCGCGCCCTGCTGGAGTGGAAGGTGCTCTTCTTCCGCGGCCAGCACCTCACTTCGGAGCAGCAGCGCGGATTCGCCCGCCACTGGGGCGAGTTGGAGACCAACCCGCTGCTCGCCGCCGGTTCCAGCGCGGATGTCGTCCGCTTCGACAAGGGGTCCGGCGCCACCCCGACCTTCGAGAACGTCTGGCACACCGACGTCACCTTCCGGACCCGGCCCGCGCTCGGCGCCGTACTGCAACTGCGCGAGGTGCCGCCGGTGGGCGGGGACACCCTGTGGGCGGACATGGCCGCGGCGTACGACAACCTTCCGGCGGAGGTGAAGGACCGTATCGACGGTGCCACCGCCGTCCACGACTTCATCCCCGGTTTCGCCCGCTTCTACGGACCCGAGCGGCTCGCCCCGTTCCAGGAGATGTTCCCGCCGGTGGAGCACCCGGTCGTGCGCACCCATCCGGAGACGGGCCGCCGGATGCTGTTCGTCAACACCTCCTTCACCACCCGGATCACCGGGATGGAGCGGGCGGAGAGCGACCGGCTGCTGAGCTTCCTGTGCCGGCAGGCGCACGTCCCGGAGTACCAGGTGCGTTTCCACTGGCAGCCGGGCGATGTGGCGTTCTGGGACAACCGCGCCACCCAGCACTACGCGGCCAATGACTACGCCCCGCACCGCAGGGTCGCCGAACGCGTGGCCATCGAGGGCGACCAGCCGTTCTGA
- a CDS encoding LysR family transcriptional regulator translates to MELRQLVYFVAVAEERNFTRAAERVHVAQPGVSAQIRRLERELGQELLDRSGRSVRLTEAGAAVLPYARAALAAVEGARLAVDELTGLLRGHVAVGTVTSHNVDLPGLLAEFHDAHPAVEITLTEARSDELLEGLRTGRLDAAIVSVGESTPAGVALEVITDQPIVAAVSPDHELAVHSAISLDTLRGRALISLPRGTGLRTRIDEACAAAGFTPHIAFEASDPEVLAQLAERGLGAAILPGAFAEARADRLRPVLIDRPALRGRLVFAWRADGPSGPAGRALVERARTALGGPSRPASGSATG, encoded by the coding sequence ATGGAACTGCGGCAGCTCGTGTACTTCGTGGCGGTGGCCGAGGAGCGGAACTTCACCCGGGCCGCGGAGCGGGTGCATGTGGCCCAGCCGGGTGTCAGCGCGCAGATCCGCCGGCTGGAGCGCGAGCTGGGCCAGGAGCTGCTGGACCGTTCGGGCCGCTCGGTGCGGCTGACCGAGGCGGGCGCGGCGGTGCTGCCCTACGCACGGGCGGCGCTCGCGGCGGTGGAGGGCGCCCGGCTCGCGGTCGACGAGCTGACCGGGCTGCTGCGCGGGCATGTCGCGGTCGGCACGGTGACGTCGCACAACGTGGATCTGCCGGGGCTGCTGGCGGAGTTCCACGACGCCCATCCGGCGGTGGAGATCACCCTCACCGAGGCCAGGTCGGACGAGCTGCTGGAGGGTCTGCGCACGGGACGGCTCGACGCGGCCATCGTCAGCGTGGGCGAAAGCACCCCGGCCGGCGTCGCGCTGGAGGTGATCACGGATCAGCCGATCGTGGCCGCGGTCAGCCCGGACCACGAGCTCGCCGTGCACTCCGCCATCTCGCTGGACACTCTGCGGGGCCGTGCGCTGATCAGCCTGCCGCGCGGCACGGGGCTGCGCACCCGGATCGACGAGGCGTGCGCGGCCGCCGGTTTCACCCCGCACATCGCGTTCGAGGCCAGCGATCCGGAGGTGCTGGCACAGCTCGCCGAGCGGGGGCTGGGCGCGGCGATCCTGCCCGGCGCGTTCGCCGAGGCGCGCGCGGACCGGCTGCGGCCGGTCCTCATCGACCGGCCGGCCCTGCGGGGGCGGCTGGTGTTCGCCTGGCGGGCGGACGGCCCGAGCGGCCCGGCCGGCCGGGCCCTGGTCGAGCGCGCCCGCACCGCCCTGGGCGGTCCGTCCCGCCCGGCGTCCGGCTCCGCCACCGGATGA
- a CDS encoding YybH family protein translates to MTETRDRATTPEDLARLFVERANAGDAEGLAELYEPDAVLAYPPGATTVGREAIRAVCERMLAHAPGPFRTEEALPTVRYGDLALTSTRPADHTGGRVQVARRQPDGTWLRIMDRPEIRPENRPEPGAE, encoded by the coding sequence ATGACCGAGACCCGTGACCGCGCCACCACCCCCGAGGACCTGGCCCGGCTGTTCGTGGAGCGCGCCAACGCCGGTGACGCCGAGGGACTGGCCGAGCTCTACGAGCCGGACGCGGTGCTCGCCTATCCGCCGGGCGCCACGACCGTCGGCCGGGAGGCGATCCGCGCCGTCTGCGAGCGGATGCTGGCACACGCCCCGGGCCCGTTCCGGACCGAGGAGGCGCTGCCGACCGTCCGCTACGGCGATCTGGCCCTCACCTCGACCCGCCCCGCCGACCACACCGGCGGCCGGGTCCAGGTGGCCCGCCGGCAGCCGGACGGCACCTGGCTGCGCATCATGGACCGCCCCGAGATCCGTCCCGAGAACCGCCCCGAGCCCGGGGCCGAGTGA
- a CDS encoding inorganic phosphate transporter produces the protein MDSVSFLLVAVILTALAFDFTNGFHDTANSMATSIATGALSPRIAVAVAAVLNLAGAFLSTEVAETISNGIVDDVRVSPVMIFAGLVGAILWNLATWFAGLPSSSSHALFGGLIGAVWVGAGGSAVRFPAIVEKIVVPGLASPVVACVVAVAATYLAYVITRRAAAHAARKGFRAGQVGSASLVALAHGTNDAQKTMGVITLTLISGGVLGHGAGPPWWVVLSAGLAISLGTYAGGWRIIRTMGRGLTDIQPPQGFAAETSATAVILASSHLGFALSTTQVCTGSILGAGLGRRLAQVRWGIAGRIAVSWLLTLPAAAAVGGVAAWVAGRGNAGVALVAGVAVAAAVGFFVLARRRPVNPDNVNAPRLPERAERSLGTTA, from the coding sequence ATGGACTCCGTCTCCTTCCTTCTGGTCGCCGTCATCCTCACGGCACTGGCCTTCGACTTCACCAACGGATTCCACGACACGGCCAACTCGATGGCCACGTCCATCGCCACGGGGGCGCTGTCGCCCCGGATCGCGGTCGCCGTCGCCGCGGTGCTCAATCTGGCGGGGGCCTTCCTCTCCACGGAAGTGGCCGAGACGATCTCCAACGGCATCGTCGACGACGTCCGGGTCTCCCCGGTCATGATCTTCGCGGGCCTGGTCGGGGCGATTCTGTGGAATCTGGCCACCTGGTTCGCCGGGCTGCCGTCGAGTTCCTCACACGCCCTGTTCGGCGGGCTGATCGGCGCGGTGTGGGTGGGTGCGGGGGGCTCCGCGGTGCGCTTCCCCGCGATCGTCGAGAAGATCGTGGTGCCGGGGCTCGCCTCGCCGGTGGTGGCCTGTGTGGTGGCCGTGGCGGCGACCTATCTCGCCTATGTGATCACCCGCCGGGCGGCCGCCCATGCGGCGCGGAAGGGCTTCCGCGCCGGCCAGGTGGGATCCGCCTCCCTGGTGGCCCTCGCCCACGGCACCAACGACGCGCAGAAGACGATGGGCGTCATCACCCTCACCCTCATCTCCGGCGGTGTGCTCGGCCACGGCGCGGGGCCGCCGTGGTGGGTGGTGCTCAGCGCGGGCCTGGCGATCTCACTCGGCACCTATGCCGGAGGGTGGCGGATCATCCGGACCATGGGGAGGGGGCTGACCGACATCCAGCCCCCGCAGGGCTTCGCCGCCGAGACCAGCGCGACCGCGGTGATCCTGGCCTCGTCGCATCTGGGCTTCGCGCTGTCCACCACCCAGGTGTGCACCGGCAGCATCCTGGGGGCGGGGCTCGGCCGGAGGCTGGCCCAGGTGCGCTGGGGGATCGCCGGGCGGATCGCCGTGTCCTGGCTGCTGACCCTGCCCGCGGCGGCGGCCGTGGGCGGGGTCGCGGCCTGGGTGGCGGGCCGGGGCAACGCCGGGGTGGCCCTGGTGGCGGGCGTAGCCGTGGCGGCGGCGGTGGGCTTCTTCGTCCTCGCCCGCCGCCGCCCGGTGAACCCGGACAACGTCAACGCGCCGCGACTTCCCGAGCGGGCCGAGCGCTCCCTGGGCACGACCGCCTGA
- a CDS encoding pentapeptide repeat-containing protein, whose translation MSPTTEPPSAGPAGADRPALRADCGSCFGLCCVALPFAASADFAIGKDAGEPCRHLRSDFRCGIHARLRERGFSGCTVYDCFGAGQKVSQLTFEGRDWRRHPETAAEMFAVFPVVRHLHELLWYLTEALTLPAARPVHGALRQALHETERLTLGSAAELRELDLAAHRDQVNQLLLRTSDLVRARIPGRKKNRRGADLIGADLRGADLRGANLRGARLIAAGLERADLTSADLIGADLRDADLSGADLRGAVFLTQAQLNAARGDAATRLPPALTRPVHW comes from the coding sequence GTGTCACCCACGACCGAACCCCCCTCCGCCGGCCCGGCCGGCGCGGACCGCCCCGCCCTGCGGGCCGACTGCGGCAGCTGCTTCGGACTGTGCTGTGTCGCCCTGCCCTTCGCGGCCTCGGCCGACTTCGCGATCGGCAAGGACGCGGGAGAGCCCTGCCGCCACCTCCGGTCCGACTTCCGCTGCGGCATCCACGCCCGGCTGCGGGAGCGGGGCTTCTCCGGCTGTACGGTCTACGACTGCTTCGGCGCCGGGCAGAAGGTCTCCCAGCTCACCTTCGAGGGCCGCGACTGGCGGCGGCACCCCGAAACGGCCGCCGAGATGTTCGCCGTCTTCCCCGTCGTGCGCCACCTCCATGAGCTGCTCTGGTACCTCACCGAGGCCCTGACCCTGCCCGCCGCCCGGCCCGTCCACGGCGCGCTGCGCCAGGCGCTGCACGAGACGGAGCGCCTCACCCTCGGGAGCGCCGCCGAGCTGAGGGAGCTGGATCTGGCGGCCCACCGCGACCAGGTCAATCAGCTGCTGCTGCGGACGAGCGACCTGGTGCGGGCCCGGATACCGGGCAGGAAGAAGAACCGCAGGGGAGCCGATCTGATCGGCGCCGACCTCCGCGGAGCCGATCTGCGGGGTGCCAACCTCCGCGGGGCCCGTCTCATCGCGGCCGGCCTCGAACGGGCCGATCTGACCTCGGCCGATCTGATCGGGGCCGACCTCCGCGACGCCGATCTGAGCGGGGCCGACCTCCGGGGAGCCGTCTTCCTCACCCAGGCCCAGCTGAACGCGGCCCGGGGCGACGCCGCCACCCGGCTGCCACCGGCCCTCACCCGCCCCGTCCACTGGTGA
- a CDS encoding damage-control phosphatase ARMT1 family protein, translating into MSDTVDAPVIRADEPGSFARSVLAERHPALIEKVRDAFPYGPEQHRALDALRDNSAEGTIPPLAPTAYDHDRWEVWGREHFGRSWFDVPFLWAESYFYRRLLEAVGYFADGPWRGIDPFRPFKQAELHTPQAEAELAALDDVLRRPAGEQAQVLVHGSLWGNRADLGFRLSATGAEATGAATPPLVADDAEALWSLLPVGSPATLCVVADNAGRELLPDLVLIDHVLHHGRAERVVLQVKPYPYYVSDATTEDVVDCLRRLAGAKGAAAGVGGRLWAALGDGRLTVRAHDFFRAPLPYQEMPGDLRREFAGATLTVMKGDLNYRRLVGDRMWPPTTSFADRTGYFPGPVAALRTLKSDVIVGLDEPTVATLDAREDRWRTSGAHALIQVRG; encoded by the coding sequence ATGTCCGACACCGTCGACGCGCCCGTGATCCGTGCCGATGAGCCCGGGTCGTTCGCCCGGAGTGTGCTGGCCGAGCGCCATCCGGCGCTGATCGAGAAGGTGCGCGACGCCTTCCCGTACGGCCCCGAACAGCACCGCGCCCTCGACGCGCTGCGCGACAACAGCGCCGAGGGCACCATCCCCCCGCTCGCCCCCACCGCCTACGACCACGACCGGTGGGAGGTGTGGGGCCGGGAGCACTTCGGCCGGTCCTGGTTCGACGTCCCGTTCCTGTGGGCGGAGAGCTACTTCTACCGCCGGCTCCTGGAGGCCGTGGGCTACTTCGCCGACGGCCCCTGGCGGGGCATCGATCCGTTCCGTCCCTTCAAACAGGCCGAGCTGCACACCCCTCAGGCCGAGGCCGAGCTGGCCGCGCTCGATGACGTCCTGCGCCGGCCCGCCGGCGAACAGGCCCAGGTGCTGGTGCACGGCTCGTTGTGGGGCAACCGCGCGGACCTGGGCTTCCGCCTCTCCGCCACGGGCGCGGAGGCGACCGGCGCCGCCACCCCGCCCCTGGTCGCGGACGACGCGGAGGCGCTGTGGTCGCTGCTGCCGGTCGGCTCCCCGGCCACGCTGTGCGTGGTGGCGGACAACGCCGGACGGGAGCTGCTCCCCGACCTCGTCCTCATCGACCATGTGCTCCACCACGGGCGTGCCGAGCGGGTGGTGCTCCAGGTGAAGCCGTATCCGTACTACGTCTCCGACGCCACCACGGAGGACGTGGTCGACTGTCTGCGCCGGCTGGCCGGGGCGAAGGGCGCCGCGGCCGGGGTCGGCGGACGGCTGTGGGCGGCCCTCGGCGACGGGCGGCTCACGGTGCGGGCGCACGACTTCTTCCGCGCACCGCTGCCGTACCAGGAGATGCCGGGCGATCTGCGGCGTGAGTTCGCCGGGGCCACGCTCACCGTGATGAAGGGCGATCTGAACTACCGCCGCCTCGTCGGCGACCGGATGTGGCCCCCGACCACCTCCTTCGCCGACCGCACCGGGTACTTCCCCGGCCCGGTGGCCGCACTGCGCACCCTGAAGTCGGATGTGATCGTCGGACTCGACGAGCCGACCGTGGCCACGCTGGACGCGCGGGAGGACCGGTGGCGCACCAGTGGCGCCCATGCGCTGATCCAGGTACGGGGGTGA
- a CDS encoding LysR family transcriptional regulator: protein MFDLHRLRLLRELKRRGTLAAVAAALSYAPSSVSQQLSQLESEVGVRLLEPVGRRVRLTEQAEILVAHTEVILERLERAEADIAASLTDLTGTLRIASFQTAALTLVPATLDLLRARHPRLRVHVTHMEPEKSLPALQARDFDLVLAEEYPGNPNARPAELEQEDLLDDPLHLALPHGAGRPDADGPTAALRSLAHHPWVMEPEGTAARHWAVTLCRDAGFEPDVRFETADLLLHLRLVEQKHAAAFLPDLVWSGQRPSVPLRRLPRGRRTRRIFTVVRRGSNRHPAILACRDALARAAGLRSGQKMS, encoded by the coding sequence ATGTTCGACCTGCACCGGCTGCGCCTGCTGCGTGAGCTCAAGCGCCGCGGCACCCTCGCGGCCGTCGCCGCGGCCCTGTCCTACGCCCCCTCCTCCGTCTCCCAGCAGCTCTCGCAGCTGGAATCGGAGGTCGGCGTCCGCCTGCTGGAGCCGGTCGGGCGGCGGGTACGGCTGACCGAGCAGGCGGAGATCCTCGTGGCCCACACCGAGGTGATCCTCGAACGCCTGGAGCGCGCGGAGGCGGACATCGCCGCGTCCCTGACCGACCTGACCGGCACCCTGCGCATCGCCTCGTTCCAGACGGCCGCGCTGACCCTGGTCCCGGCCACCCTCGATCTGCTGCGCGCCCGCCATCCGCGGCTGCGCGTCCACGTCACGCACATGGAACCGGAAAAGTCCCTGCCCGCCCTGCAAGCCCGCGACTTCGACCTGGTCCTCGCCGAGGAATATCCCGGCAATCCCAATGCGCGGCCCGCCGAACTCGAACAGGAGGACCTGCTCGACGACCCCCTGCACCTCGCGCTGCCCCACGGGGCCGGCCGCCCGGACGCCGATGGCCCGACGGCGGCGCTGCGTTCACTCGCCCACCACCCCTGGGTGATGGAGCCCGAAGGCACGGCCGCGCGGCACTGGGCGGTGACGCTGTGCCGCGACGCCGGTTTCGAACCCGACGTACGGTTCGAGACCGCCGACCTCCTGCTCCACCTCCGCCTCGTCGAGCAGAAACACGCCGCCGCCTTCCTTCCCGACCTCGTCTGGAGCGGACAGCGCCCGTCGGTCCCGCTGCGGCGGCTTCCGCGCGGCCGGCGCACCCGCCGCATCTTCACCGTCGTACGCCGCGGGAGCAACCGGCACCCCGCGATCCTGGCGTGCCGGGACGCCCTCGCGCGGGCGGCCGGCCTCCGCTCCGGCCAGAAGATGTCGTAG
- a CDS encoding diaminopropionate ammonia-lyase has translation MSENASSLCALPWSVRPGARTWRCAPAPAEVRDFHTALPGYTPTPLTELPPLAAELRVGRVFVKDESCRLGLPAFKALGASWAVHRALAERATSGEPGPVTLVTATDGNHGRAVARMARLFGQRAHVFVPRGVHRRAVAAIAAEGARVTEVPGPYDEAVRLAAEAAAGPAAVLVQDTAWPGYERIPGWIVEGYSTLCAEIDEQLAAEGAARGPDLVSVPVGVGSLAQAVVTHYRSRPSGRTPALLSVEPRAAACVLESLTLGTPVSVTTGDTAMAGLNCGTPSSIAWPCLRGGLDAAVAVSDPDSARAVARLAALGVASGPCGAAALAGVRAALTGEGAEERRAALGLGPSSVVVLLSTEGPAANPHSATTDR, from the coding sequence GTGTCCGAAAACGCTTCCTCCCTCTGTGCGCTGCCGTGGTCCGTACGGCCCGGCGCCCGCACCTGGCGGTGTGCGCCCGCCCCCGCCGAGGTGCGCGACTTCCATACCGCGCTGCCCGGCTACACGCCCACCCCGCTGACCGAACTCCCGCCGCTGGCGGCGGAGTTGCGGGTCGGCCGGGTCTTCGTCAAGGACGAGTCATGCCGTCTGGGGCTGCCCGCGTTCAAGGCGCTGGGCGCGTCCTGGGCGGTCCACCGCGCCCTCGCCGAACGGGCCACGAGCGGCGAACCGGGCCCGGTCACCCTGGTGACCGCCACCGACGGCAACCACGGCCGCGCGGTGGCGCGGATGGCGCGCCTGTTCGGGCAGCGCGCCCACGTCTTCGTGCCCCGGGGGGTGCACCGGCGGGCCGTGGCGGCCATCGCCGCCGAGGGGGCGCGGGTCACCGAGGTCCCGGGGCCGTACGACGAGGCGGTGCGCCTGGCGGCCGAGGCGGCTGCCGGACCGGCGGCGGTCCTGGTCCAGGACACGGCCTGGCCGGGCTATGAGCGGATCCCGGGGTGGATCGTCGAGGGCTACTCCACCCTCTGTGCCGAGATCGACGAGCAGCTGGCGGCCGAAGGGGCCGCCCGGGGCCCCGACCTCGTCTCCGTACCGGTGGGTGTGGGGTCCCTGGCCCAAGCCGTGGTCACCCACTACCGCAGCCGCCCGTCCGGGCGGACTCCGGCGCTGCTGTCGGTGGAGCCGCGGGCCGCGGCCTGCGTCCTGGAAAGCCTCACCCTCGGCACACCCGTCAGCGTCACCACCGGTGACACCGCGATGGCCGGGCTGAACTGCGGCACCCCGTCCAGTATCGCCTGGCCCTGTCTCCGGGGCGGGCTGGACGCCGCCGTCGCCGTCTCCGATCCCGACAGCGCCCGCGCGGTCGCCCGCCTCGCCGCGCTCGGCGTCGCCTCGGGCCCCTGCGGGGCCGCGGCGCTCGCCGGTGTGCGCGCGGCGCTCACCGGCGAGGGCGCGGAGGAGCGCCGTGCGGCGCTGGGGCTCGGCCCGTCCTCGGTGGTCGTGCTGCTGAGCACCGAAGGCCCGGCCGCCAACCCGCACTCCGCCACCACCGACCGCTGA
- a CDS encoding LysE family translocator, translating to MLTHFAAAIGVLGLLTVVPGPDMAVVTRRAIEAGRADALRTVGGIATGLLVWGALTVAGLAAVLAASPAAYLAVKLLGAGYLVFLGVRALWHNRRAATAPAETGTGTGTETGAETGTGTGTETGTRATAGSPWRTGLISNVLNPKIAVSYTGLLPTLAPPRLPAAWAMTLLVLLHAGLTLAWLSGYVLLLSKAGPVLRTPRVHRALGWTTGVVLIGFGLAVATTSA from the coding sequence ATGCTGACCCATTTCGCGGCCGCCATCGGTGTCCTGGGTCTGCTGACCGTCGTGCCCGGCCCGGACATGGCGGTGGTGACCCGGCGTGCCATCGAGGCCGGCCGCGCGGACGCGTTGCGGACCGTGGGCGGGATCGCGACCGGGCTGCTGGTCTGGGGCGCGCTCACCGTGGCCGGTCTCGCGGCCGTGCTGGCCGCCTCACCCGCGGCCTACCTGGCCGTCAAGCTGCTGGGCGCCGGCTATCTGGTGTTCCTGGGCGTACGGGCGCTGTGGCACAACCGCCGGGCCGCCACCGCCCCGGCCGAAACCGGCACCGGCACCGGCACCGAAACCGGCGCCGAAACCGGCACCGGCACCGGCACCGAAACCGGCACCCGCGCCACCGCCGGGAGCCCGTGGCGTACCGGCCTGATCAGCAATGTCCTCAACCCGAAGATCGCCGTCAGCTACACCGGCCTGCTCCCCACACTGGCCCCGCCCCGGCTGCCGGCCGCCTGGGCCATGACGCTGCTCGTCCTGCTCCACGCCGGCCTCACCCTCGCCTGGCTGAGCGGCTATGTGCTCCTGCTGTCCAAGGCCGGGCCAGTCCTCCGCACGCCGCGGGTCCACCGCGCGCTCGGGTGGACCACGGGCGTGGTGCTGATCGGCTTCGGCCTCGCGGTCGCGACCACCTCCGCTTGA
- a CDS encoding mycothiol transferase — MNSADLLADAFERVGEEVHAAVAGLSADELAVRLDSGANSIAWLVWHLTRVQDDHIADAAGTEQLWTSEGWAERFGLPFPPEATGYGHRSKDVAAVRADAELLTGYYDAVHENTLAFVRGLRDHDLDRIVDERWTPPVSLGVRLISVIADDLQHAGQAAFIRGTIRRR; from the coding sequence ATGAACAGCGCCGATCTGCTGGCCGACGCCTTCGAGCGGGTGGGTGAGGAGGTGCACGCGGCCGTGGCCGGGCTCTCGGCGGACGAGCTGGCCGTGCGGCTGGACAGCGGGGCCAATTCGATCGCCTGGCTGGTGTGGCATCTGACCCGGGTCCAGGACGACCACATCGCCGACGCGGCCGGCACCGAGCAGCTGTGGACGTCCGAGGGCTGGGCCGAGCGGTTCGGCCTGCCGTTCCCGCCGGAGGCCACCGGCTACGGCCACCGGAGCAAGGACGTGGCGGCGGTGCGGGCGGACGCCGAGCTGCTCACCGGGTACTACGACGCGGTGCACGAGAACACACTCGCCTTCGTGCGCGGGCTGCGGGACCACGATCTGGACCGGATCGTGGACGAGCGGTGGACACCGCCGGTGAGCCTCGGCGTCCGGCTGATCAGCGTGATCGCCGACGATCTGCAACACGCGGGGCAGGCGGCGTTCATCCGCGGCACGATCCGCAGGCGGTAG
- a CDS encoding maleylpyruvate isomerase family mycothiol-dependent enzyme, with product MDYSAHFHREIVAFEQVARGAADGADAPLIPSCPGWTMSDLVLHLGGVHRLIARVIRERLTQQPDLTDVTLFDLPEDRTGWPGLTGAPHHGPVPVGLVDWFAEGAARLEALFRSGDPDAAVWTWSAERTAGFWLRMQTIEAALHRWDAEQAAGGPARPIEPDLAADAVAQTFEVMAPARRAWREAPPGAGERFRFRRTDGPGLWTVRFDGDDVRLTTGAADEGAADEGADDASRAVELAGTASDLALFLWRRLPADRLEKVTGDHAVLDRYFTLVPPV from the coding sequence ATGGACTATTCAGCCCATTTCCATCGTGAGATCGTGGCGTTCGAGCAGGTGGCCCGTGGCGCCGCCGACGGGGCGGACGCGCCACTGATTCCCTCCTGCCCCGGCTGGACGATGTCGGATCTGGTACTGCACCTGGGCGGGGTGCACCGGCTGATCGCCCGTGTGATCCGGGAGCGGCTCACCCAGCAGCCGGACCTCACCGACGTCACCCTCTTCGACCTTCCCGAGGACCGCACGGGCTGGCCGGGGCTCACCGGCGCACCGCATCACGGCCCGGTGCCGGTGGGCCTCGTCGACTGGTTCGCCGAGGGGGCCGCCCGGCTCGAGGCGCTGTTCAGGAGCGGTGACCCGGACGCGGCGGTGTGGACCTGGTCGGCGGAGCGGACGGCGGGATTCTGGCTGCGGATGCAGACCATCGAGGCGGCCCTGCACCGCTGGGACGCCGAGCAGGCGGCCGGCGGACCGGCCCGGCCGATCGAGCCCGACCTCGCGGCGGACGCCGTGGCCCAGACGTTCGAGGTGATGGCACCGGCCCGGCGGGCGTGGCGGGAGGCCCCTCCCGGCGCGGGTGAGCGGTTCCGGTTCCGCCGGACCGACGGTCCGGGGCTGTGGACGGTCCGGTTCGACGGCGATGATGTCCGGCTCACCACGGGCGCCGCGGACGAGGGCGCGGCGGACGAGGGCGCCGACGACGCGTCCCGCGCTGTCGAACTGGCCGGGACCGCCTCCGATCTGGCGCTGTTCCTGTGGCGGCGGCTCCCAGCGGACCGGCTCGAGAAGGTGACGGGCGACCATGCGGTGCTCGACCGCTACTTCACCCTCGTCCCGCCCGTGTGA
- a CDS encoding TetR/AcrR family transcriptional regulator gives MAAAERLYAEHGLVAVSNRQISEAAGQGNVAAVGYHFGTRADLVRAIMRKHSDAIERIRQRMLDETRGSREVRDWVACLVRPAPEHLATLGVPSWHARFAVQVLTDPVLRAIVTDEALTREPLRETLHGLGRCLDALPAEVRAERGDMARQLITHTCAERERALAEGISTRQPSWDDTAGALTDAITGLLLAPVTPRSPAKETRT, from the coding sequence ATGGCCGCGGCGGAACGGCTCTACGCCGAACACGGACTGGTCGCGGTGTCCAACCGGCAGATCAGCGAGGCGGCCGGGCAGGGCAATGTCGCCGCGGTCGGCTACCACTTCGGCACCAGGGCGGATCTGGTGCGCGCCATCATGCGCAAGCACTCCGATGCGATCGAGCGGATCCGGCAGCGGATGCTGGACGAGACCCGCGGCAGCCGGGAGGTCCGGGACTGGGTGGCCTGCCTGGTGCGGCCCGCCCCCGAGCACCTGGCCACCCTGGGCGTCCCCTCCTGGCACGCCCGGTTCGCCGTGCAGGTGCTGACCGACCCGGTACTGCGGGCGATCGTCACCGACGAGGCCCTCACCCGGGAGCCGCTGCGGGAAACCCTCCACGGCCTGGGCCGCTGCCTGGACGCCCTGCCCGCCGAGGTACGGGCCGAACGCGGCGACATGGCCCGCCAGTTGATCACGCACACCTGTGCCGAACGGGAGCGCGCCCTGGCCGAGGGGATCAGCACGCGCCAGCCGTCCTGGGACGACACGGCCGGTGCGCTGACCGACGCCATCACCGGTCTGCTCCTCGCCCCGGTCACCCCCCGTTCCCCAGCCAAGGAGACCCGGACATGA
- a CDS encoding ferredoxin — translation MKITVDEAKCCGAGQCVLLAPEVFDQREEDGIVVLLDAEPVEERHAAVREAASMCPAAAIRLGDTA, via the coding sequence ATGAAGATCACCGTCGATGAGGCGAAGTGCTGCGGCGCGGGCCAGTGCGTGCTCCTCGCGCCCGAGGTGTTCGACCAGCGCGAGGAGGACGGCATCGTCGTCCTCCTCGACGCCGAGCCCGTCGAAGAGCGGCACGCCGCCGTCCGGGAGGCCGCGAGCATGTGCCCGGCCGCCGCGATCCGGCTGGGCGACACCGCGTGA